One window from the genome of Hemiscyllium ocellatum isolate sHemOce1 chromosome 28, sHemOce1.pat.X.cur, whole genome shotgun sequence encodes:
- the rpl37 gene encoding 60S ribosomal protein L37, with the protein MTKGTSSFGKRRNKTHTLCRRCGAKAFHLQKSTCGKCAYPAKRKRKYNWSVKAKRRNTTGTGRMRHLKVVYRRFRNGFREGTTPKPRRSAMASSSTA; encoded by the exons ATG ACGAAGGGAACATCGTCATTTGGTAAGAGGCGGAACAAGACCCACACACTTTGCCGGCGATGTGGGGCTAAGGCATTTCACCTGCAGAAGTCCACCTGCGGCAAATGTGCCTACCCTGCCAAGAGAAAGAGGAAGT ATAACTGGAGTGTGAAGGCCAAAAGGAGAAACACAACTGGTACAGGTCGCATGAGGCACCTGAAGGTGGTGTATCGCAGATTCAG GAATGGATTCCGCGAGGGGACCACTCCGAAGCCCAGACGTTCAGCAATGGCTTCCTCCAGCACTGCATAA